A genomic region of Microlunatus sagamiharensis contains the following coding sequences:
- a CDS encoding transglutaminase-like domain-containing protein has protein sequence MGTREVRIGCEFVHSSAYDVPAVFQVEPAPDQAVRVHDESWTMQPEQASRTYADLYDNVCRRLTIPAGQSTITYSALVTVPDATEEVDESAEELAPEDLPDDVLIFTLPSRYCLPDVLGAEAWNRFGQLPRGYSRVQAICDYVNGHLTFQYGSSNARSTAADVHAAGYGVCRDFTHLAVSLCRALNIPARYVFGYLPQIDVEPLGAPMDFAAWMEVYLGGRWFTFDPRNNVHRKGRVLIGRGRDAGDVAMATTYGAPWLQRMTVVAEEAVAPVGTQPGA, from the coding sequence GTGGGGACCCGCGAGGTCAGGATCGGCTGCGAGTTCGTCCACTCCTCGGCCTACGACGTTCCGGCTGTCTTCCAGGTCGAGCCCGCCCCCGACCAGGCCGTGCGCGTCCACGACGAGTCGTGGACCATGCAGCCCGAGCAGGCCAGCCGGACGTATGCGGACCTGTACGACAACGTGTGCCGCCGCCTGACCATCCCGGCCGGGCAGTCGACCATCACCTACTCCGCGCTGGTCACCGTGCCGGACGCGACGGAGGAGGTCGACGAGAGCGCCGAGGAGCTGGCGCCCGAGGACCTGCCCGACGACGTGCTGATCTTCACGCTGCCGAGCCGCTACTGCCTCCCCGACGTCCTGGGCGCGGAGGCGTGGAACCGCTTCGGCCAGCTGCCGCGCGGCTACTCCCGGGTGCAGGCGATCTGCGACTACGTCAACGGGCACCTGACCTTCCAGTACGGCAGCAGCAACGCCCGCAGCACCGCCGCCGACGTGCACGCGGCCGGCTACGGCGTCTGCCGCGACTTCACCCACCTGGCCGTGTCGCTGTGCCGGGCCCTGAACATCCCGGCCCGCTACGTGTTCGGCTACCTGCCGCAGATCGACGTCGAGCCCCTGGGTGCGCCGATGGACTTCGCGGCGTGGATGGAGGTCTACCTCGGCGGGCGCTGGTTCACCTTCGACCCGCGCAACAACGTGCACCGCAAGGGCCGCGTCCTGATCGGGCGGGGTCGCGACGCCGGGGACGTGGCCATGGCCACGACGTACGGAGCACCCTGGCTGCAGCGGATGACCGTCGTCGCCGAGGAGGCCGTGGCCCCGGTCGGGACCCAGCCGGGCGCCTGA
- a CDS encoding SRPBCC family protein, which produces MDVTGAVRPAVAWERYADLDAWPTWAPQIRDVEADGRRLAVGRRGVVRARGGLRVRFVVTAVDERAMRWSWIARVGPLSLSLHHEVAPDPRGTRAGLVLEGPGPVVAAYAPLTRIALTRLVAP; this is translated from the coding sequence GTGGACGTCACGGGTGCGGTGCGGCCCGCGGTGGCCTGGGAGCGCTACGCCGACCTGGACGCCTGGCCGACCTGGGCACCGCAGATCCGCGACGTGGAGGCCGACGGGAGGCGGCTCGCGGTCGGGCGCCGCGGCGTCGTCCGCGCGCGGGGCGGGCTGCGGGTGCGCTTCGTGGTCACCGCCGTCGACGAGCGGGCGATGCGGTGGAGCTGGATCGCCCGGGTGGGGCCGCTCTCCCTCTCGCTGCACCACGAGGTGGCGCCCGACCCGCGCGGCACCCGCGCCGGGCTCGTCCTCGAGGGCCCGGGGCCGGTCGTCGCCGCGTACGCCCCGCTGACCCGGATCGCGCTCACCCGGCTCGTCGCGCCCTGA
- a CDS encoding sulfate ABC transporter substrate-binding protein has product MSPSLLRRTRVRAVAAVATAAASTLLLAGCVGGSAAPAGTSSDGSAAASSVIHLVGYSVPKEANKAVETKFLATPAGQGVSFEEAYGPSGDQSRAVVNGLQADYVSFSLEPDVTRLVKAGLVDASWNSGATKGMVADSVVVIAVRKGNPKGIKGWDDLVKPGIKIITPNPASSGSARWNTLAAYEHTIAEGGSEADAKEYLTKFFGNVQALPGSGRDATNAFLSGDADALISYENEAILARQSGEEFDYVVPDQSVLIENPAAVTTKATPKAKDYLDYVLSADGQAEFVKKGFRPVVEGTPTTGVEGANDPSNPFPTPAKLTTIADLGGWDAVNEKFFADKTGIVSQVQQATGKSQ; this is encoded by the coding sequence ATGTCCCCCTCGCTCCTCCGCCGTACGCGCGTCCGCGCGGTCGCCGCCGTGGCCACCGCCGCTGCGTCGACCCTGCTGCTCGCCGGCTGCGTCGGCGGGTCGGCGGCCCCCGCGGGCACCTCCTCCGACGGCTCGGCCGCGGCCTCGTCGGTCATCCACCTGGTCGGCTACTCGGTGCCGAAGGAGGCGAACAAGGCCGTCGAGACGAAGTTCCTCGCCACGCCCGCCGGGCAGGGCGTCAGCTTCGAGGAGGCGTACGGCCCCTCCGGCGACCAGAGCCGCGCCGTGGTCAACGGCCTCCAGGCCGACTACGTCAGCTTCTCCCTCGAGCCCGACGTCACCCGCCTGGTCAAGGCCGGGCTGGTCGACGCGAGCTGGAACAGCGGCGCGACCAAGGGCATGGTCGCCGACTCCGTCGTGGTCATCGCGGTGCGCAAGGGCAACCCGAAGGGCATCAAGGGTTGGGACGACCTGGTCAAGCCGGGGATCAAGATCATCACGCCGAACCCGGCGTCGTCGGGCTCCGCCCGCTGGAACACCCTCGCCGCGTACGAGCACACGATCGCCGAGGGCGGCTCGGAGGCCGACGCGAAGGAGTACCTGACGAAGTTCTTCGGGAACGTGCAGGCGCTGCCGGGCAGCGGCCGCGACGCGACCAACGCCTTCCTCAGCGGTGACGCGGACGCGCTGATCAGCTACGAGAACGAGGCGATCCTCGCGCGGCAGTCCGGCGAGGAGTTCGACTACGTCGTCCCCGACCAGAGCGTGCTCATCGAGAACCCCGCCGCGGTGACCACCAAGGCGACGCCGAAGGCCAAGGACTACCTCGACTACGTGCTGTCGGCCGACGGCCAGGCCGAGTTCGTGAAGAAGGGCTTCCGCCCGGTCGTCGAGGGCACGCCGACCACCGGCGTCGAGGGGGCGAACGACCCGTCGAACCCCTTCCCGACGCCGGCGAAGCTGACGACCATCGCCGACCTCGGCGGCTGGGACGCGGTGAACGAGAAGTTCTTCGCCGACAAGACCGGGATCGTCTCGCAGGTCCAGCAGGCCACGGGCAAGAGCCAGTGA
- the cysT gene encoding sulfate ABC transporter permease subunit CysT, with translation MTTPSASATSALAGPAAAEDDAPTPGRAPSGRRRRTTLTRASALGLGVAMLWFSLLVLIPLLAVLVQASSGGWAAYADALTSPQTVAALELTVGHAVLVTLVDVVMGTAIAWVLVRDSFVGKRALEVVIDVPFALPTIVAGLVLLSLYGAGSPLGLQWANTQHAVTLAFLFVTLPFVVRTVQPVLMEIEPEVEEAAASLGAGRFTVFRLVILPSLVPAITSGAALAFARAISEYGSLVLLSGNLPYSTEVASVRILSFVEGDQLTAAAAVASVLLLVALVVIVGLEIVSRRVARHG, from the coding sequence GTGACGACGCCGAGCGCGTCGGCCACCTCCGCCCTGGCCGGCCCCGCCGCCGCCGAGGACGACGCGCCCACCCCGGGCCGCGCGCCCTCGGGGCGGCGTCGGCGCACCACCCTGACCCGCGCCTCCGCGCTCGGGCTGGGGGTGGCGATGCTGTGGTTCAGCCTGCTGGTCCTGATCCCGCTCCTCGCGGTGCTCGTGCAGGCGTCGAGCGGCGGCTGGGCCGCCTACGCCGACGCCCTGACCAGCCCGCAGACGGTCGCCGCGCTCGAGCTGACCGTGGGTCACGCCGTGCTGGTGACGCTGGTCGACGTCGTCATGGGCACCGCCATCGCCTGGGTGCTCGTGCGCGACTCGTTCGTGGGCAAGCGCGCGCTCGAGGTCGTCATCGACGTGCCCTTCGCGCTGCCGACGATCGTCGCCGGGCTGGTGCTGCTCAGCCTCTACGGCGCCGGCTCCCCGCTCGGGCTGCAGTGGGCCAACACCCAGCACGCCGTCACGCTCGCCTTCCTGTTCGTGACGCTGCCCTTCGTCGTGCGCACCGTGCAGCCCGTGCTCATGGAGATCGAGCCCGAGGTCGAGGAGGCCGCCGCGTCGCTCGGCGCCGGCCGCTTCACCGTCTTCCGCCTGGTGATCCTGCCGAGCCTGGTGCCGGCGATCACCTCCGGGGCCGCGCTGGCGTTCGCGCGCGCGATCAGCGAGTACGGCTCGCTGGTGCTGCTGTCGGGCAACCTGCCCTACTCCACCGAGGTCGCGAGCGTGCGCATCCTCTCCTTCGTCGAGGGCGACCAGCTGACCGCCGCGGCGGCCGTCGCGTCGGTGCTCCTCCTCGTCGCGCTCGTCGTCATCGTCGGGCTCGAGATCGTCTCGCGGCGGGTGGCCCGGCATGGCTGA
- a CDS encoding sulfate ABC transporter permease subunit: MAEPTTPTAGRTGTRTRTVRQPSLLRWPLRISVVVYLALLVVWPVGIVAFKTFERGLSPVLEALGQPEVIFAFELTLANAVWAVVINTVFGVGISLLLVRYEFPGRRALSALVDLPLSVSPVVVGLALLLVYSGRTGWFGPTLERLGVQVIYAQPGMIMATAFVSLPLVIREVVPVLHEIGTDQEQAATSLGASAWQTFGRITLPAIRWALVYGVVLSLARSLGEYGAVKVVSGGVALRTQTATLLVEERYSQFGADNTTAAYAAAFVLALLAVVALVVVSVLRPSDHDR; the protein is encoded by the coding sequence ATGGCTGAGCCCACCACCCCGACGGCGGGACGGACCGGCACGCGCACCCGGACGGTCCGGCAGCCGTCGCTGCTGCGCTGGCCGCTGCGGATCTCGGTGGTCGTCTACCTCGCGCTGCTGGTCGTCTGGCCCGTCGGGATCGTGGCGTTCAAGACCTTCGAGCGCGGCCTCTCACCCGTGCTCGAGGCGCTCGGGCAGCCCGAGGTGATCTTCGCCTTCGAGCTCACGCTGGCCAACGCCGTGTGGGCCGTGGTGATCAACACGGTCTTCGGCGTGGGCATCTCGCTGCTGCTCGTGCGCTACGAGTTCCCGGGGCGGCGCGCGCTCTCGGCGCTCGTGGACCTGCCGCTGTCGGTCTCCCCCGTCGTCGTCGGCCTCGCCCTGCTGCTCGTCTACTCCGGGCGCACCGGCTGGTTCGGCCCGACGCTGGAGCGCCTCGGCGTGCAGGTGATCTACGCGCAGCCCGGCATGATCATGGCGACCGCGTTCGTCAGCCTGCCGCTGGTCATCCGCGAGGTGGTGCCGGTGCTGCACGAGATCGGCACCGACCAGGAGCAGGCGGCCACCAGCCTGGGTGCGTCGGCCTGGCAGACCTTCGGCCGCATCACGCTGCCGGCCATCCGCTGGGCCCTCGTCTACGGCGTCGTGCTCAGCCTCGCCCGCTCGCTCGGCGAGTACGGCGCGGTCAAGGTCGTCTCCGGCGGCGTCGCCCTGCGCACGCAGACCGCGACGCTGCTGGTCGAGGAGCGCTACTCCCAGTTCGGCGCCGACAACACCACGGCGGCGTACGCGGCGGCCTTCGTCCTCGCGCTCCTGGCGGTCGTCGCGCTCGTCGTCGTGTCCGTCCTCCGTCCCTCCGACCACGACCGGTGA
- a CDS encoding sulfate/molybdate ABC transporter ATP-binding protein — protein MSIRIAGVNKSFGDFAALTDIDLDLPSGQLTALLGPSGGGKSTLLRIIAGLEVGDTGTVEIEGVDATRLPARKRNVGFVFQHYAAFRHMSVADNVGFGLKIRKRPKAEVKARTAEMLDLVHLSQFAERLPAQLSGGQRQRMALARALAIEPTVLLLDEPFGALDAKVRKELRDWLRRLHDEVHVTTVFVTHDQEEALEVADRIVVINDGRVEQEGTPDELYDAPASEFVMGFLGPVTALQGHLVRPHDLEVESHAFPGAVEGRVARLARVGFEVRVELAVPGEPAPVLVTLTRAEAAHKQLAEGVAAWVRPVPGAGRVAVGGSSAASAGPDPSTGSGVPLVAPGA, from the coding sequence ATGAGCATCCGCATCGCGGGCGTCAACAAGTCCTTCGGCGACTTCGCGGCGCTGACCGACATCGACCTGGACCTGCCGAGCGGCCAGCTGACCGCTCTGCTCGGGCCGAGCGGGGGCGGCAAGTCCACGTTGCTGCGCATCATCGCCGGGCTCGAGGTCGGCGACACCGGCACCGTCGAGATCGAGGGGGTCGACGCCACGCGGCTGCCCGCCCGCAAGCGCAACGTCGGCTTCGTCTTCCAGCACTACGCCGCCTTCCGGCACATGAGCGTCGCGGACAACGTCGGCTTCGGGCTCAAGATCAGGAAGCGCCCGAAGGCCGAGGTCAAGGCCCGCACCGCCGAGATGCTCGACCTCGTGCACCTGTCGCAGTTCGCCGAGCGGCTGCCCGCCCAGCTCTCCGGCGGGCAGCGCCAGCGAATGGCCCTCGCCCGCGCGCTGGCCATCGAACCCACCGTCCTGCTCCTCGACGAGCCCTTCGGCGCCCTCGACGCCAAGGTCCGCAAGGAGCTGCGCGACTGGCTGCGCCGGCTGCACGACGAGGTCCACGTGACGACGGTCTTCGTCACCCACGACCAGGAGGAGGCCCTCGAGGTCGCCGACCGGATCGTGGTGATCAACGACGGCCGGGTCGAGCAGGAGGGGACGCCGGACGAGCTCTACGACGCCCCGGCGAGCGAGTTCGTGATGGGCTTCCTCGGCCCGGTCACCGCGCTGCAGGGCCACCTCGTCCGGCCCCACGACCTCGAGGTCGAGAGCCACGCCTTCCCCGGGGCCGTCGAGGGCCGGGTCGCCCGCCTCGCCCGCGTCGGGTTCGAGGTGCGCGTGGAGCTGGCCGTGCCGGGCGAGCCCGCGCCGGTGCTCGTCACCCTGACGCGCGCCGAGGCCGCGCACAAGCAGCTCGCGGAGGGCGTCGCCGCCTGGGTCCGGCCGGTCCCTGGTGCCGGCCGGGTCGCGGTTGGCGGGTCGTCCGCGGCGTCCGCCGGGCCGGATCCCTCCACCGGCTCAGGAGTGCCCCTGGTCGCGCCGGGCGCCTGA
- a CDS encoding DUF2332 domain-containing protein produces MSLPVELEAVARQYRGFAVATRGQSACFEEWSSGVAGDEEVLGWIAALPRGKQQPNLVFAAARWNGVAAPGPYAGLRAALLSDGGTIRATILERRTQTNEVGRLATLVPALARVAAEAGPLALLEVGTSAGLCLFPDRYDYAWPPLGTLAGSGGPVLTAPAEGPLPVPAGPLPVAWRGGIDLAPVDVRDEQAVAWLETCVWPEQDERRARLRTAVAIARTDPPLIAQGDLFDLLDERVAEAGRHGTVVVFHSAVAMYLDRPGRARFVGRMRGLVAAGRGRWVSNEGRDVLPEVTATVPAEGPQPDERLSFVLGLDGRAVALTHQHGAGIRWL; encoded by the coding sequence ATGAGCCTGCCCGTCGAGCTCGAGGCGGTCGCGCGGCAGTACCGGGGCTTCGCGGTCGCCACCCGGGGCCAGTCGGCCTGCTTCGAGGAGTGGTCCTCCGGCGTCGCCGGCGACGAGGAGGTGCTGGGCTGGATCGCCGCGCTCCCCCGGGGCAAGCAGCAGCCGAACCTCGTCTTCGCCGCCGCACGCTGGAACGGCGTCGCGGCGCCGGGTCCGTACGCGGGGCTGCGCGCAGCCCTGCTGAGCGACGGCGGCACGATCCGGGCCACGATCCTCGAGCGCCGTACGCAGACCAACGAGGTCGGGCGGCTCGCCACCCTCGTCCCGGCCCTCGCGCGCGTCGCCGCGGAGGCCGGGCCGCTGGCCCTGCTCGAGGTCGGCACGAGCGCCGGGCTCTGCCTCTTCCCGGACCGCTACGACTACGCCTGGCCGCCGCTCGGCACCCTGGCTGGGAGCGGCGGCCCGGTGCTGACCGCGCCGGCGGAAGGCCCGCTGCCCGTCCCGGCGGGCCCGCTGCCGGTCGCCTGGCGTGGCGGGATCGACCTGGCCCCCGTCGACGTCCGCGACGAGCAGGCCGTCGCCTGGCTGGAGACCTGCGTCTGGCCCGAGCAGGACGAGCGCCGCGCGCGGCTGCGTACGGCCGTGGCGATCGCGCGCACGGACCCGCCGCTGATCGCGCAGGGTGACCTCTTCGACCTCCTCGACGAGCGGGTCGCCGAAGCCGGCCGGCACGGCACCGTGGTGGTCTTCCACAGCGCCGTGGCCATGTACCTCGACCGGCCCGGACGCGCCCGGTTCGTCGGGCGCATGCGCGGCCTCGTCGCGGCCGGCCGAGGCCGTTGGGTCAGCAACGAGGGCCGCGACGTCCTGCCGGAGGTGACCGCGACGGTGCCCGCGGAAGGCCCGCAGCCCGACGAACGGCTGTCCTTCGTCCTGGGCCTCGACGGCCGGGCCGTCGCGCTCACCCACCAGCACGGTGCCGGGATCCGCTGGCTCTGA
- a CDS encoding SPOR domain-containing protein — MADGDWWFDLETKQAVQDSKAGKAADRLGPYPTREDAERALDKVQQRNEAADSWDDD, encoded by the coding sequence ATGGCCGACGGCGACTGGTGGTTCGACCTCGAGACCAAGCAGGCGGTGCAGGACAGCAAGGCCGGCAAGGCGGCCGACCGGCTCGGGCCCTACCCCACGCGGGAGGACGCCGAGCGTGCGCTGGACAAGGTCCAGCAGCGCAACGAGGCCGCCGACTCCTGGGACGACGACTGA
- the map gene encoding type I methionyl aminopeptidase gives MPTAVLPAPVSPVRSVPSSIPRPEYVGHDGPRRYEGPDVQTPETIERMRVAGRIAAQAMEAAAAAIAPGVTTDELDAVVHAFILDHGAYPSTLGYRGFPKSCCTSVNEVICHGIPDARPLEDGDLVKIDVTAYKDGVHGDNCATYFCGDVDEDARLLTERTREALARAIKAVRPGRQVNVLGRVVETYAKRFGYGVVREYTGHGVHSTFHSGLVIPHYDEPRYDTVIEPGMTFTIEPMLTLGSGDNYMWDDDWTVLTSDGSRCAQFEHTLVVTDTGAEVLTLP, from the coding sequence GTGCCGACCGCCGTCCTGCCCGCCCCGGTCTCGCCGGTGCGAAGCGTGCCCAGCAGCATCCCGCGGCCGGAGTACGTGGGCCACGACGGCCCGCGGCGCTACGAGGGCCCGGACGTCCAGACGCCCGAGACGATCGAGCGGATGCGCGTCGCCGGGCGCATCGCCGCGCAGGCGATGGAGGCGGCCGCGGCGGCGATCGCGCCGGGCGTGACGACGGACGAGCTCGACGCCGTCGTGCACGCGTTCATCCTCGACCACGGCGCGTACCCCTCCACGCTCGGCTACCGGGGCTTCCCCAAGTCCTGCTGCACCTCGGTCAACGAGGTCATCTGCCACGGCATCCCCGACGCCCGCCCGCTCGAGGACGGCGACCTGGTCAAGATCGACGTGACCGCGTACAAGGACGGCGTCCACGGCGACAACTGCGCCACCTACTTCTGCGGCGACGTCGACGAGGACGCCCGGCTGCTCACCGAGCGCACCCGCGAGGCGCTCGCCCGGGCTATCAAGGCCGTGCGCCCCGGACGGCAGGTCAACGTCCTGGGCCGGGTCGTGGAGACGTACGCGAAGCGCTTCGGCTACGGGGTCGTCCGCGAGTACACCGGCCACGGCGTGCACTCGACCTTCCACTCGGGCCTGGTGATCCCGCACTACGACGAGCCGCGCTACGACACGGTGATCGAGCCGGGGATGACCTTCACCATCGAGCCGATGCTCACCCTCGGCAGCGGCGACAACTACATGTGGGACGACGACTGGACCGTGCTGACCAGCGACGGCAGCCGCTGCGCGCAGTTCGAGCACACCCTCGTCGTCACCGACACCGGCGCCGAGGTGCTGACGCTCCCCTGA
- a CDS encoding alpha/beta fold hydrolase translates to MTEVTANSGLLGKVDLHVEDSGGTGRPVVLIHGWPLSGASWSEQTGALSAAGYRVVAYDRRGFGQSDKPKGIGHAGYDYDTLAEDLHNLLVELDLNDVTLVGFSMGGGEVARYASKFDLERVHSVVFAAAVPPFLAKSDDNPEGPLDQATADSFESGLKDDRDAFFDQFTTNFFSANGELKVTEAQRLEAKALAQQSDQRAALGCLNSFGTTDFREDLKSVNVPTLVIHGDADGIVPFEGSGKRTHEAVPASELVLVKDAPHGFNVSHADEFNAALIAFLAK, encoded by the coding sequence ATGACTGAGGTCACCGCCAACTCCGGCCTGCTCGGCAAGGTCGACCTGCACGTCGAGGACAGCGGCGGCACCGGCCGCCCCGTCGTCCTCATCCACGGCTGGCCGCTCTCGGGCGCGTCCTGGAGCGAGCAGACGGGTGCGCTCAGCGCGGCCGGGTACCGCGTGGTCGCGTACGACCGCCGCGGCTTCGGGCAGAGCGACAAGCCCAAGGGCATCGGGCACGCCGGCTACGACTACGACACCCTGGCCGAGGACCTGCACAACCTGCTCGTCGAGCTCGACCTCAACGACGTCACGCTCGTCGGCTTCTCCATGGGCGGCGGCGAGGTCGCGCGCTACGCGAGCAAGTTCGACCTGGAGCGCGTGCACAGCGTCGTCTTCGCCGCGGCTGTGCCGCCCTTCCTCGCCAAGAGCGACGACAACCCCGAGGGCCCGCTCGACCAGGCCACCGCGGACTCGTTCGAGTCGGGCCTGAAGGACGACCGCGACGCCTTCTTCGACCAGTTCACGACGAACTTCTTCTCGGCCAACGGCGAGCTCAAGGTCACCGAGGCGCAGCGCCTCGAGGCCAAGGCCCTCGCCCAGCAGTCCGACCAGCGCGCCGCGCTCGGGTGCCTGAACTCGTTCGGCACCACCGACTTCCGCGAGGACCTCAAGAGCGTGAACGTCCCGACGCTCGTCATCCACGGGGACGCCGACGGCATCGTGCCCTTCGAGGGCTCGGGCAAGCGGACCCACGAGGCGGTCCCGGCCTCCGAGCTCGTCCTCGTCAAGGACGCGCCGCACGGCTTCAACGTGAGCCACGCCGACGAGTTCAACGCGGCGCTGATCGCCTTCCTCGCCAAGTAG
- the aroQ gene encoding type II 3-dehydroquinate dehydratase, protein MPRLLLLNGPNLNLLGTREPAVYGSATLADVEELVRRTAEEAGLELRAVQSNSEGALVDAVQAAREDCAGLVVNAGAYTHTSVALRDALSGVALPFVEVHISNVHAREEFRHHSYLAPIASAVIVGAGIQGYAFAVQRLATLLAPADG, encoded by the coding sequence GTGCCCCGGCTGCTGCTGCTCAACGGACCGAACCTCAACCTGCTCGGCACCCGGGAGCCCGCGGTGTACGGGTCGGCGACGCTGGCCGACGTCGAGGAGCTCGTCCGCCGCACCGCCGAGGAGGCCGGGCTCGAGCTGCGGGCCGTGCAGAGCAACTCCGAGGGCGCGCTCGTCGACGCGGTCCAGGCCGCGCGCGAGGACTGCGCGGGCCTCGTCGTCAACGCCGGGGCGTACACGCACACCTCCGTGGCCCTGCGCGACGCGCTCTCGGGCGTGGCGCTGCCCTTCGTGGAGGTGCACATCAGCAACGTGCACGCGCGCGAGGAGTTCCGTCACCACTCCTACCTCGCGCCGATCGCCAGCGCGGTGATCGTCGGCGCCGGGATCCAGGGGTACGCGTTCGCCGTGCAGCGGCTGGCCACGCTGCTCGCGCCCGCCGACGGCTGA
- a CDS encoding ATP-grasp domain-containing protein — MTSHLIGLLLGAEEDWPTAFEGILAGVGTLRSGGQEHTFSSERLTIEPFDLTDPVRSGLVIDRLAYWYYHPREWLKKAALVNGTYLLNSPFTFQSMEKHSAYCAMLRLGLKVPKTVLVPYKNPVDNVRWAYTSAKYNQAFDLDALAEEVGYPLYMKPFDGGGWRGVSRIENPDDLHRSYDASGEMLMHLQATVDYDKFARALSIGAETMVMDFRPDQPMHQRYAVSHDFLSPQAGHEAVAISRIVNAFFGWEFNSAEMLVAGDEVYPIDYANACPDVAVTSLHYYFPWAISALVRWSVYCLVTGRKAGVDLSTSEYFAVADDPDRSYTEKIDAYLAIADRYFETERYGDWCSENLPHLDEQVHDWVTSPAFDRMLLDTVRATYPPHEHDAFLAHFHGLIDLWSRDQARPTKA; from the coding sequence GTGACGTCGCACCTGATCGGGCTGCTGCTGGGGGCCGAGGAGGACTGGCCGACCGCCTTCGAGGGCATTCTCGCGGGGGTCGGTACCCTCCGCAGCGGCGGGCAGGAGCACACCTTCAGCAGCGAACGGCTCACCATCGAGCCCTTCGACCTCACCGACCCGGTGCGCAGCGGCCTGGTCATCGACCGGCTCGCGTACTGGTACTACCACCCGCGCGAGTGGCTCAAGAAGGCCGCGCTGGTCAACGGGACCTACCTGCTCAACAGCCCGTTCACGTTCCAGTCGATGGAGAAGCACAGCGCCTACTGCGCGATGCTGCGCCTCGGGCTCAAGGTGCCGAAGACGGTGCTCGTGCCCTACAAGAACCCGGTCGACAACGTGCGCTGGGCCTACACCTCGGCCAAGTACAACCAGGCCTTCGACCTCGACGCGCTGGCCGAGGAGGTCGGCTACCCGCTCTACATGAAGCCGTTCGACGGCGGCGGGTGGCGCGGGGTCTCCCGCATCGAGAACCCCGACGACCTGCACCGCAGCTACGACGCCTCGGGCGAGATGCTCATGCACCTGCAGGCGACCGTGGACTACGACAAGTTCGCCCGCGCCCTGTCGATCGGGGCCGAGACGATGGTCATGGACTTCCGGCCCGACCAGCCGATGCACCAGCGGTACGCCGTCAGCCACGACTTCCTGTCCCCGCAGGCCGGGCACGAGGCGGTGGCGATCAGCCGCATCGTCAACGCGTTCTTCGGCTGGGAGTTCAACTCCGCGGAGATGCTCGTGGCGGGCGACGAGGTCTACCCGATCGACTACGCCAACGCCTGCCCCGACGTGGCCGTGACCTCGCTGCACTACTACTTCCCGTGGGCGATCAGCGCCCTGGTGCGCTGGTCGGTCTACTGCCTGGTCACCGGGCGCAAGGCCGGGGTCGACCTGAGCACGAGCGAGTACTTCGCCGTCGCCGACGACCCGGACCGCTCCTACACCGAGAAGATCGACGCCTACCTCGCGATCGCCGACCGCTACTTCGAGACGGAGCGCTACGGCGACTGGTGCAGCGAGAACCTGCCGCACCTCGACGAGCAGGTCCACGACTGGGTGACGTCACCGGCCTTCGACCGGATGCTCCTCGACACCGTCCGCGCGACCTACCCGCCGCACGAGCACGACGCGTTCCTGGCCCACTTCCACGGCCTGATCGACCTCTGGTCCCGCGACCAGGCGCGCCCGACGAAGGCCTGA
- a CDS encoding esterase family protein produces MTERVQVELDAPGLPRPGTVIRYGHWGRPVVVFPSERGRAWDYEANGMVDALRPLLDEGRVKLYCVDSFDEVSWSDPWISGEERARRHAPYASWVTDQVVPFIGRDTPGAADAVVTGCSLGAYHALQLGLSRADLFGVVIGLSGNYDPSTWRAWGERGEAAYLTNPSDYVPGLHGEHLDWLRSRLEVVLVVGQGAWETHPTGSLPQTRRMAGLLQERGIDCELDLWGTDVSHDWVWWQRQIAHHLPRFC; encoded by the coding sequence GTGACCGAACGCGTGCAGGTCGAGCTCGACGCCCCCGGGCTGCCGCGGCCGGGCACCGTGATCCGCTACGGCCACTGGGGCCGCCCGGTGGTCGTCTTCCCCAGCGAGCGCGGGCGGGCCTGGGACTACGAGGCCAACGGGATGGTGGACGCCCTGCGGCCGCTGCTCGACGAGGGGCGCGTCAAGCTCTACTGCGTCGACTCCTTCGACGAGGTCAGCTGGTCCGACCCGTGGATCAGCGGCGAGGAGCGGGCCCGGCGCCACGCCCCGTACGCGTCGTGGGTCACCGACCAGGTGGTGCCGTTCATCGGGCGTGACACCCCGGGTGCCGCCGACGCCGTCGTCACCGGCTGCTCGCTCGGCGCCTACCACGCCCTCCAGCTCGGGCTGAGCCGCGCGGACCTCTTCGGAGTCGTCATCGGGCTGTCCGGCAACTACGACCCGTCGACCTGGCGGGCGTGGGGCGAGCGCGGCGAGGCCGCGTACCTCACGAACCCCTCCGACTACGTGCCCGGGCTGCACGGGGAGCACCTCGACTGGCTGCGGAGCCGGCTCGAGGTCGTCCTCGTCGTCGGCCAGGGCGCCTGGGAGACGCACCCGACGGGTTCGCTGCCGCAGACGCGGCGCATGGCCGGCCTGCTCCAGGAGCGCGGCATCGACTGCGAGCTCGACCTGTGGGGCACCGACGTCTCGCACGACTGGGTGTGGTGGCAGCGCCAGATCGCCCACCACCTGCCGCGCTTCTGCTGA